From Pseudomonas hefeiensis, one genomic window encodes:
- a CDS encoding SDR family oxidoreductase, translating into MTLAGKTLFITGASRGIGREIALRAARDGANIVIAAKSSEPHPKLSGTIHSVAKEVEATGGRALALKVDVRDEASVTEALRTSAEHFGGIDALINNAGAIRLTGVEGIEVSRFDLIHAVNTRAVLICSKAALPYLKKSSEGHILNLSPPLNLALKWFAPHAPYTLTKYGMSMLTLGMSEEFKKYGVCVNSLWPTTLIATAAVEFEVGDGEESLKAARTPAIMAEAAHAILSGRRTGMLFTDEQVLRDQGVASFDQYQVGPSGTLLLKDLFID; encoded by the coding sequence ATGACGCTTGCCGGCAAAACCTTATTTATTACGGGCGCCAGTCGTGGGATTGGACGAGAGATCGCGTTACGTGCTGCTCGGGACGGAGCTAACATCGTAATTGCTGCCAAGAGTTCTGAGCCGCACCCAAAGCTATCAGGTACTATCCATAGCGTGGCCAAAGAGGTCGAAGCGACGGGTGGGCGGGCATTAGCCCTTAAAGTTGACGTACGGGATGAAGCCAGCGTCACAGAGGCATTACGAACATCGGCTGAGCACTTCGGCGGGATAGATGCATTGATAAACAATGCTGGAGCCATTCGTCTAACGGGTGTAGAGGGTATTGAAGTTAGCCGCTTTGATTTGATTCATGCTGTTAACACACGGGCTGTTTTGATTTGTAGCAAGGCAGCATTACCGTACCTGAAGAAAAGCTCTGAGGGGCATATCCTCAATCTATCACCGCCGCTCAACTTGGCTCTAAAATGGTTTGCTCCTCATGCACCTTACACCCTTACTAAATACGGTATGAGCATGCTCACGCTGGGTATGAGTGAAGAATTCAAAAAATATGGGGTGTGCGTCAATTCACTATGGCCGACGACGCTCATTGCCACAGCCGCGGTCGAGTTCGAAGTTGGTGATGGGGAAGAAAGCCTTAAAGCCGCTCGTACACCAGCGATTATGGCTGAAGCAGCACACGCGATTCTTTCTGGCCGGCGAACTGGAATGTTGTTCACCGACGAACAGGTTCTTCGTGACCAGGGGGTGGCGTCATTCGATCAATATCAGGTTGGCCCCTCCGGTACGCTACTTCTAAAAGATTTATTCATCGATTAG